A part of Roseitalea porphyridii genomic DNA contains:
- a CDS encoding NAD(P)H-dependent flavin oxidoreductase, whose product MALPDILKTNLRLPVVAAPMFILSHPPMVLAQCKAGIVGSFPALNARPESQLDEWLAQITEELATHDKANPDRPAAPFAVNQIVHTSNTRLEHDLRMCVKYKVPIVISSLGAVPEVNEAIHSYGGIVLHDVINNRHANSAIRKGADGLIAVAAGAGGHAGPLSPFALVQEIRQWFDGPLLLSGSIATGGAVLAAEAMGADMAYIGSPFIATDEARAVDDYKQMVVDCEAKDIVYSNYFTGISGNYLKPSIEKAGMDPDDLPQADPSKMDFSQATGAKAWKDIWGCGQGIGAVRAVRPVADYVDQLDAEYRAARTALCGGASTP is encoded by the coding sequence ATGGCCCTGCCCGATATCCTCAAGACGAACCTGCGGCTGCCCGTCGTCGCTGCGCCGATGTTTATCCTGTCGCATCCGCCGATGGTTCTGGCCCAGTGCAAGGCGGGCATCGTCGGATCGTTCCCGGCGCTGAACGCGCGGCCCGAAAGCCAGCTTGACGAGTGGCTCGCCCAGATCACCGAGGAACTGGCGACGCACGACAAGGCCAATCCGGACCGGCCCGCCGCGCCTTTCGCGGTCAACCAGATCGTTCACACCTCCAACACGCGCCTCGAGCACGATCTGCGCATGTGCGTGAAGTACAAGGTGCCGATCGTCATCTCCTCGCTTGGAGCGGTGCCGGAGGTCAACGAGGCGATCCATTCCTATGGCGGCATCGTGCTGCACGACGTGATCAACAACCGCCACGCCAATTCGGCGATCCGCAAGGGCGCCGACGGGCTGATCGCGGTCGCCGCGGGCGCGGGCGGTCATGCCGGCCCGCTGTCGCCGTTCGCGCTGGTGCAGGAGATCCGGCAATGGTTCGACGGCCCGCTCTTGCTGTCCGGCTCGATCGCCACCGGCGGCGCGGTTCTGGCGGCCGAGGCGATGGGCGCGGACATGGCCTATATCGGCTCGCCCTTCATCGCCACCGACGAGGCGCGCGCCGTCGACGACTACAAGCAGATGGTCGTCGACTGCGAGGCCAAGGACATCGTCTATTCGAACTATTTCACCGGCATCTCGGGCAACTATCTCAAGCCTTCCATCGAAAAGGCCGGCATGGATCCCGACGACCTGCCGCAGGCCGATCCGTCCAAGATGGACTTCTCGCAGGCGACCGGCGCCAAGGCATGGAAGGACATCTGGGGTTGCGGCCAGGGCATCGGCGCGGTCAGGGCCGTCCGCCCGGTCGCCGACTATGTCGACCAGCTCGACGCCGAATACCGCGCCGCCCGGACTGCGCTTTGCGGCGGGGCGTCGACGCCGTAG
- a CDS encoding NAD(P)/FAD-dependent oxidoreductase, which translates to MAFEIGRRQFLTAALGSSALTYGAVRARPVSAQVATSAKIVIIGAGAAGASLANRLSARLDGAEITIIDARKRHLYQPGFTLIAAGLKPSGYSVSGTSDWLPRSVNWIEEGAAEIDPEAKTVTTDSGTTVGYDYLVVAAGLKLNYDQIEGMDVSLIGKDGIGSVYASPEAAEATWRQMDRFTDEGGVGLFTRPATEMKCAGAPLKYTFLTDDYARRKGNRGKTEIVYAAHSKSLFGVPIVNEKVRMLYDERGFDTRYEHVMKAIDPGRKVATFATPEGDQEIPFDFTNVIPPMSAPDVVRNSPLPWADKWVGEGYVEVDPFTLRHRRYPEVFAAGDVAGVPKGKTAASAKWQVPVVEDQLVAQIEGREGEEVYNGYTSCPLITRVGRAMLIEFDYDNNLVPSFPGVIAPLEELWVSWLMKEIALKATYNAMLRGRA; encoded by the coding sequence ATGGCTTTCGAAATCGGGCGGCGTCAGTTTCTGACCGCCGCGCTCGGCTCATCGGCGCTGACCTATGGCGCGGTGCGCGCGCGTCCCGTCAGCGCGCAGGTGGCAACGTCGGCGAAGATCGTCATCATCGGCGCGGGCGCGGCCGGCGCGTCGCTCGCCAACCGCCTTTCGGCGCGCCTTGACGGCGCCGAGATCACCATCATCGACGCGCGCAAGCGCCATCTCTACCAGCCCGGCTTCACGCTCATCGCGGCCGGGCTCAAGCCATCGGGCTACTCGGTCAGCGGCACGTCCGACTGGCTGCCCCGCTCGGTCAACTGGATCGAGGAGGGCGCCGCCGAGATCGACCCGGAGGCGAAGACCGTGACCACCGACAGCGGCACCACGGTCGGCTATGACTATCTTGTCGTCGCCGCGGGACTGAAGCTCAACTACGACCAGATCGAGGGCATGGACGTCAGCCTGATCGGCAAGGACGGCATCGGCTCGGTCTATGCGAGCCCCGAGGCGGCCGAGGCCACGTGGCGCCAAATGGACCGGTTCACCGACGAGGGCGGCGTCGGCCTGTTCACCCGGCCGGCGACCGAGATGAAATGCGCCGGCGCGCCGCTCAAATACACCTTCCTCACGGACGACTATGCGCGCCGCAAAGGCAATCGCGGTAAGACCGAAATCGTCTATGCGGCCCATTCGAAATCGCTGTTCGGCGTGCCGATCGTCAACGAGAAGGTGCGCATGCTCTATGACGAGCGCGGCTTCGACACGCGCTACGAGCATGTGATGAAGGCGATCGATCCGGGCCGCAAGGTGGCCACCTTTGCGACCCCCGAGGGCGATCAGGAAATCCCGTTCGATTTCACCAACGTCATCCCGCCGATGAGCGCACCTGACGTGGTGCGCAACTCGCCGTTGCCATGGGCCGACAAATGGGTCGGCGAGGGCTATGTCGAGGTCGATCCCTTTACGCTGCGCCATCGCCGCTATCCGGAGGTGTTCGCAGCCGGCGATGTCGCCGGCGTGCCCAAGGGCAAGACGGCGGCGTCGGCCAAGTGGCAGGTGCCGGTCGTCGAGGACCAGCTCGTCGCGCAGATCGAGGGCAGGGAGGGCGAGGAGGTCTACAACGGCTATACCTCGTGCCCGCTGATCACCCGCGTCGGCCGGGCCATGCTGATCGAGTTCGACTACGACAACAACCTCGTGCCCTCATTCCCCGGCGTGATCGCGCCGCTCGAGGAACTGTGGGTCTCGTGGTTGATGAAGGAGATCGCGCTCAAGGCGACCTACAACGCCATGCTGCGCGGCCGGGCCTGA
- a CDS encoding DUF5368 domain-containing protein, whose protein sequence is MEELTFGTLIAVLEEMFGQALFWVMVAAAALITVAFVYVVIRDRSLRSRWFLRAELVAPVGAFAAIWFVFFITRSGFGDIGGPIDVIALILIGLAGAIGLTFLAYTVQALLGGG, encoded by the coding sequence ATGGAAGAACTCACATTCGGAACCCTGATCGCCGTGCTCGAGGAGATGTTTGGCCAGGCCCTTTTCTGGGTCATGGTCGCGGCCGCGGCGCTGATCACCGTCGCGTTCGTCTATGTGGTGATCCGCGACCGGTCGCTGCGCAGCCGCTGGTTCCTGCGCGCCGAACTGGTCGCGCCCGTCGGCGCGTTCGCGGCGATCTGGTTCGTCTTCTTCATCACCCGGTCGGGTTTCGGCGACATCGGCGGCCCGATCGACGTGATCGCGCTGATCCTGATCGGGCTTGCCGGCGCGATCGGACTGACGTTCCTGGCCTATACCGTTCAGGCCCTGCTGGGCGGCGGCTGA
- a CDS encoding histidine kinase dimerization/phosphoacceptor domain -containing protein, with amino-acid sequence MPDQGGLASTLDGSPVAVWAQDADLRYLWIFNPSMGLSAETMIGKTDRDVLDEPTADRLTALKRKAMNSGEDVRETVRTLRDGHDETHDLFIKPVMDDHGSAVGVSCVATRLPDSALTLADEANHRIKNSLLIAQTLLRMQRRESGDAAAREALRNAEGQLQSIARFHGKLAAGNAHGWVNIRDYLETTCADLVETFAEDGRLEVTTDIVDENVDGQAALKLALIVSELITNAFKHGSGRDRLLVHVAFMDEGDRRRLVVEDDGEGLPTEFDPDSDEGIGMRIVRSISAELGAHPQIDRRSSGARFVFDFPDS; translated from the coding sequence GTGCCGGATCAAGGCGGGCTTGCATCCACTCTAGATGGCTCGCCGGTCGCCGTGTGGGCGCAGGACGCCGATCTTCGCTATCTGTGGATCTTCAACCCGTCGATGGGCCTGTCGGCCGAGACCATGATCGGCAAGACCGATCGCGATGTGCTCGACGAGCCCACCGCCGATCGTCTGACGGCCCTCAAGCGCAAGGCCATGAATTCGGGCGAGGATGTGCGCGAGACGGTGCGCACCCTTCGCGACGGCCATGACGAGACGCACGACCTGTTCATCAAGCCCGTCATGGACGATCACGGATCCGCCGTCGGCGTGAGCTGCGTGGCGACGCGGCTTCCGGATTCGGCTCTGACGCTCGCCGACGAGGCCAACCACCGCATCAAGAACAGCCTGCTCATCGCGCAGACGCTGCTGCGCATGCAGCGACGCGAATCCGGCGATGCGGCCGCGCGCGAAGCGTTGCGCAACGCCGAAGGCCAGTTGCAGTCGATCGCCCGCTTCCACGGCAAGCTGGCGGCGGGCAACGCGCATGGCTGGGTGAACATCAGGGACTATCTGGAGACGACCTGCGCCGATCTCGTCGAGACGTTCGCCGAGGATGGCCGGCTCGAAGTGACGACCGATATCGTCGACGAGAATGTCGACGGTCAGGCCGCGCTCAAGCTCGCGCTGATCGTCAGCGAACTGATCACCAACGCGTTCAAGCATGGCAGCGGCCGCGATCGGCTGCTCGTGCACGTGGCATTCATGGACGAGGGCGATCGTCGGCGCCTTGTTGTGGAAGACGATGGCGAGGGCCTGCCGACCGAGTTCGACCCGGACAGCGACGAAGGCATCGGCATGCGGATCGTCCGGTCGATCTCGGCCGAACTGGGCGCGCACCCGCAGATCGATCGGCGGTCCTCGGGCGCGCGTTTCGTCTTCGACTTCCCCGACAGCTGA